A genomic segment from Nocardiopsis sp. Huas11 encodes:
- a CDS encoding LysR family transcriptional regulator, with product MQFQQLAYFVAVARTRHFTRAAELSRVAQPSLSKQIRSLERELGAPLFSRARGNITLTPAGEALLPLAQRMLTDLETARREVAELAGVRRGRVRLGATPSLCAGLLADVLSDFHTRFPGIELQVEESGSRDLVRDLGRGELDLALIILPLQSSDPDFSTTPILRENLVVASPKAQPSPNGRASMRITELQGRPLVMFRRGYDVREATLRACRASGFEPELAVEGGEMDAVLRFVEAGLGLAVVPSMVLKNRYGLRGTPLARPRLLRTVALARRKDVVPSHSAEAFQRHLYGYLLGLTPEQLGPDLEVLITSADAREGASEAEGSGEDR from the coding sequence ATGCAGTTCCAGCAGCTCGCCTACTTCGTCGCCGTGGCCCGCACACGCCATTTCACCCGCGCAGCCGAGCTTTCGCGCGTCGCCCAGCCGAGCTTGAGCAAACAGATCCGCAGCCTTGAGCGGGAGTTGGGCGCGCCGTTATTCAGTCGTGCCCGGGGGAATATCACACTCACGCCGGCGGGCGAGGCGCTGTTGCCGCTGGCCCAGCGCATGCTCACCGACCTGGAGACCGCCCGCCGCGAGGTGGCGGAGCTGGCCGGCGTGCGCCGGGGCCGCGTGCGGCTCGGGGCCACCCCCTCGCTGTGCGCGGGGCTGCTGGCCGATGTCCTCTCGGATTTCCATACCCGCTTCCCCGGCATCGAACTCCAGGTGGAGGAGAGCGGATCGCGCGACCTCGTCCGCGACCTCGGGCGCGGTGAGCTGGACCTGGCGCTGATCATCCTGCCGCTGCAGAGCAGCGATCCGGACTTCTCCACCACACCCATCCTGCGGGAGAACCTCGTCGTGGCCAGCCCCAAGGCCCAGCCCTCCCCCAACGGCCGGGCCTCGATGCGCATCACGGAGCTGCAGGGGCGCCCACTGGTGATGTTCCGGCGCGGCTACGACGTGCGCGAGGCGACCCTGCGCGCGTGCCGGGCGTCGGGCTTCGAGCCCGAGCTGGCCGTGGAGGGCGGGGAGATGGACGCGGTGCTGCGGTTCGTGGAGGCCGGCCTGGGGCTGGCCGTGGTCCCGAGCATGGTGCTGAAGAACCGCTACGGGCTGCGCGGCACCCCGCTGGCCCGGCCGCGCCTGCTCCGAACGGTCGCGCTGGCGCGCCGCAAGGACGTGGTGCCCTCGCACTCGGCAGAGGCCTTCCAGCGCCACCTCTACGGGTACCTGCTCGGGCTCACCCCGGAGCAGCTGGGACCGGACCTGGAGGTGCTGATCACCAGTGCCGACGCCCGCGAGGGAGCGAGTGAGGCGGAGGGCTCCGGCGAGGACCGGTAG
- a CDS encoding DUF397 domain-containing protein: protein MNDWHKSSYSPNGANCVEAREHAGGADVRDTQNRELGHITVPAGQWIALLAGLGHGQSQAADQ, encoded by the coding sequence ATGAACGACTGGCACAAGAGCAGCTACAGTCCCAACGGGGCGAACTGTGTGGAGGCACGAGAGCATGCAGGGGGTGCGGACGTGCGCGACACGCAGAACCGGGAACTCGGTCACATCACGGTTCCGGCGGGCCAGTGGATCGCGCTGCTGGCTGGGTTGGGGCATGGCCAGTCACAGGCCGCTGACCAATGA
- a CDS encoding ATP-binding protein gives MSTAAITLPAYLWPHRSYPGDLRELSQVRADLARDLWGLGPADLLDTVRLVTSEIFANAAKYARPGARVDRVMSLSQGRTLRIGIFDAGDGPTRPRIPTERTEAAWDWAEGQRGLLMVSRLATGWGCHALPEWPGFRTQVWATFDVWADDEAPVQE, from the coding sequence ATGAGCACGGCGGCGATCACCCTCCCGGCCTACCTCTGGCCCCACCGCTCCTACCCGGGTGACCTGCGCGAACTCTCCCAGGTCCGGGCGGACCTCGCGAGGGACCTGTGGGGCCTCGGACCGGCCGACCTCCTCGACACCGTCCGGCTGGTGACCAGCGAAATCTTCGCCAACGCCGCCAAGTACGCCCGTCCGGGCGCACGCGTGGACCGGGTCATGTCGCTCTCCCAGGGCCGAACACTGCGGATCGGGATCTTCGACGCCGGTGACGGCCCCACCCGTCCACGCATCCCGACCGAACGCACCGAGGCGGCGTGGGACTGGGCCGAAGGGCAGCGCGGCCTGCTCATGGTCTCCCGACTCGCCACCGGTTGGGGCTGCCATGCCCTCCCGGAATGGCCGGGCTTTCGTACCCAGGTCTGGGCGACCTTCGACGTCTGGGCGGACGACGAAGCACCGGTTCAGGAGTAG
- a CDS encoding DUF397 domain-containing protein — MSCCVEGSRMNDWHKSSYSPNGSNCVEVAEGVTTAVRDTQNRELGQLDFASGEWAALVGSLRAHG, encoded by the coding sequence ATGAGTTGCTGCGTTGAGGGGAGTCGTATGAACGACTGGCACAAGAGTAGCTATAGCCCCAATGGCTCGAACTGTGTCGAGGTCGCTGAGGGTGTCACCACGGCGGTGCGGGACACCCAGAACCGCGAGCTGGGCCAGTTGGACTTCGCCAGCGGCGAGTGGGCCGCGCTGGTGGGATCCCTCCGAGCCCACGGCTAG
- a CDS encoding succinate dehydrogenase/fumarate reductase iron-sulfur subunit: MSKRTFRVWRGAGEGALTEYEVDVNEGEVVLDVLHRLQATQTPDLAVRWNCKAGKCGSCSVEINGKPRLSCMTRMSVFEEDEVVTVTPMRTFPVIRDLVCDVSYNYQKAREIPSFTPDPATSPGDFRMKQVDVERSQEFRKCIECFLCNNVCHVIRDHDENKEHFSGPRFLMRVAELEMHPEDTADRRRIADEEFGMGYCNITKCCTEVCPENIHITDNALIPLKERVADRKYDPLVWLGSKIGRRPKDTPIAPNTRRPPEGP; the protein is encoded by the coding sequence ATGAGCAAGCGGACGTTCCGGGTGTGGCGGGGCGCGGGCGAAGGTGCCCTGACCGAGTACGAGGTGGACGTCAACGAGGGCGAGGTCGTCCTGGACGTGCTGCACCGGCTCCAGGCGACCCAGACCCCCGACCTCGCCGTGCGGTGGAACTGCAAGGCGGGCAAGTGCGGGTCGTGTTCGGTCGAGATCAACGGCAAGCCCAGATTGTCGTGCATGACGCGCATGAGCGTGTTCGAGGAGGACGAGGTGGTGACGGTGACGCCGATGCGCACCTTCCCCGTCATCCGCGACCTGGTGTGCGACGTGTCGTACAACTACCAGAAGGCGCGGGAGATCCCCTCGTTCACGCCGGACCCGGCGACCTCGCCCGGTGACTTCCGGATGAAGCAGGTGGACGTCGAGCGCTCGCAGGAGTTCCGCAAGTGCATCGAGTGCTTCCTGTGCAACAACGTGTGCCACGTGATCCGTGACCACGACGAGAACAAGGAGCACTTCTCGGGTCCCCGCTTCCTGATGCGGGTGGCGGAGTTGGAGATGCATCCCGAGGACACCGCGGACCGGCGCAGGATCGCCGACGAGGAGTTCGGGATGGGCTACTGCAACATCACCAAGTGCTGCACTGAGGTGTGCCCGGAGAACATCCACATCACCGACAACGCCCTCATCCCGCTCAAGGAGCGGGTGGCCGACCGCAAGTACGACCCGCTGGTATGGCTGGGCTCGAAGATCGGACGGCGACCGAAGGACACCCCGATCGCGCCCAACACCCGGCGCCCCCCTGAGGGGCCCTGA
- a CDS encoding succinate dehydrogenase cytochrome b subunit, translated as MALKSAMAVTGAILVLYLIAHMYGNLKIFSGQEAFDGYAHSLREIGYPLLPESGFLWIFRLVLLASVLIHIYAAVTLWARARRARPAAERYQVTKRVQRTYASYTMRWGGVLVALFVIFHILHLTTNNIAPGGRSDSPYERLVNGFQPEFWYVTLFYVASVIAVGFHLRHGIWSGLATLGVNTAGRQGLINAIAVGISLIVAVGFLLPPLAVTFGLVG; from the coding sequence GTGGCTCTCAAATCCGCGATGGCGGTCACCGGGGCGATCCTCGTGCTGTATTTGATCGCGCACATGTACGGCAACCTGAAGATCTTTTCAGGGCAGGAGGCCTTCGACGGCTACGCGCACTCGCTGCGCGAGATCGGATACCCCCTCCTGCCCGAGAGCGGTTTCCTGTGGATCTTCCGCCTCGTCCTGCTGGCGAGCGTCCTGATCCACATCTACGCCGCGGTGACGCTGTGGGCCCGCGCCCGCAGGGCACGTCCCGCGGCCGAGCGCTACCAGGTGACGAAGCGGGTGCAGCGCACCTATGCCTCCTACACCATGCGCTGGGGCGGCGTGCTCGTCGCGCTCTTCGTGATCTTCCATATCCTGCACCTGACGACGAACAACATCGCGCCCGGCGGGCGGTCCGACAGCCCCTACGAGCGGCTCGTCAACGGCTTCCAGCCCGAGTTCTGGTACGTGACGCTGTTCTACGTGGCGTCGGTCATCGCGGTCGGCTTCCACCTGCGGCACGGCATCTGGAGTGGCCTGGCCACGCTCGGTGTCAACACGGCCGGACGGCAGGGGCTGATCAACGCGATCGCGGTGGGCATCTCGCTGATCGTGGCCGTCGGCTTCCTGCTCCCGCCCCTGGCGGTCACCTTTGGACTGGTGGGTTAA
- a CDS encoding Scr1 family TA system antitoxin-like transcriptional regulator, with protein MAEPPFPETLTKFRELNGLSQKQLASRVAASVAAVSRWTNGHSVPKLPMAEVLDTELGAQGRLLAAWRQVALRTMLPEWARSLANIETTARAVQIVSPVLVPGYLQSGSYATAVFRSGLPFASDEEIARLTKLRVQRLEQLPRLRVSAIFPVTALTGVGEEARKEQVSRLLDLVGSGQVEVHLVPEGSILLEPPSPMMAFRLHSGELVITSDNADGNVIHAAHTHERLHALMTGALAMALPARHSLEALRELA; from the coding sequence ATGGCGGAACCCCCTTTTCCGGAAACGCTCACCAAGTTCCGAGAGCTGAACGGGCTCTCCCAGAAACAACTCGCGTCGCGCGTCGCCGCGTCTGTTGCGGCGGTTTCCAGATGGACGAACGGCCACTCGGTTCCCAAACTCCCCATGGCGGAAGTTCTGGACACGGAGTTGGGGGCACAGGGAAGATTGCTGGCCGCGTGGCGTCAGGTGGCCTTGAGGACGATGCTGCCCGAGTGGGCGCGGTCGCTCGCGAATATCGAGACGACGGCGCGTGCTGTCCAGATCGTGTCGCCGGTGCTCGTACCTGGGTACCTCCAGAGCGGGTCGTACGCGACTGCCGTGTTCCGATCCGGTCTGCCGTTCGCTTCCGACGAGGAGATTGCCCGCCTCACCAAACTCCGAGTGCAGCGGCTCGAACAGTTGCCACGGCTCCGCGTCTCAGCGATATTCCCGGTGACGGCGTTGACCGGCGTGGGCGAGGAGGCCAGGAAAGAGCAGGTCTCGCGTTTGCTGGACCTCGTCGGCTCGGGACAGGTGGAGGTCCACCTGGTGCCCGAGGGCTCGATTCTGCTGGAGCCTCCGTCCCCGATGATGGCGTTCCGGCTGCACTCCGGGGAACTGGTGATCACGAGCGACAACGCAGACGGTAACGTCATCCACGCGGCCCACACGCACGAGCGTTTGCACGCGCTCATGACGGGGGCCCTGGCGATGGCGCTTCCTGCTCGACACTCACTTGAAGCACTCAGGGAACTGGCATGA
- a CDS encoding fumarate reductase/succinate dehydrogenase flavoprotein subunit — MPPTTEPDITRHAYDVVVIGAGGAGLRAAIAAREQGKRTAVISKSLFGKAHTVMAEGGAAAALGNANADDTWTVHFRDTIRGGKFLNDPRMAELHAREAPERILELEYWGALFDRTPDGRISQRNFGGHEYPRLAHVGDRTGLEMIRTLQQRIVALQQADAAETGDPDAMLRVFAETAITELVTDASGAVAGAFGYRRADGGFVLFEAPAVILATGGIGKAFRTTSNSWEYTGDGHALALRAGASLINMEFVQFHPTGMVWPPSVKGILVTESVRGDGGVLRNSEGRRFMFDYVPDVFRAQYAQTEEEADGWYTDPANHRRPPELLPRDEVARAINAEVKAGRGSPHGGVFLDVSTRMPAEEIRRRLPSMHHQFKELADVDITAEPMEVGPTCHYVMGGVRVDADTAASDVPGLFAAGEVAGGMHGSNRLGGNSLSDLLVFGRRAGLGAAAYVDGTAGARAPGEVLDEAASRAAADALALLKQGDGENPYTLHGELQDTMNDLVGIIRREGEMESALTRLDEMRRRARLLSAPGERVYNPGWHLALALPNMLLVSQAITRSALERTESRGGHTREDHPDMSAEWRRVNLRVRVGPDGGVELSRRPVADIPAELMSGFGNDELAKYLTKEELPEEVAAEVTGEPGETAPAAGDESGDVGGEGPGEVPGEGPGTAAASTGAVDTETEAGETSERFASDGAGGTDEARGAAGHGGGTDESDGGNGTDGTDGTDGTDGSTEEDRS; from the coding sequence ATGCCCCCCACCACGGAACCGGACATCACCCGCCACGCCTACGACGTCGTGGTCATCGGTGCGGGCGGAGCCGGGCTCCGCGCCGCCATCGCCGCGCGCGAGCAGGGCAAGCGGACCGCGGTCATCTCGAAGTCGCTGTTCGGCAAGGCGCACACGGTCATGGCCGAGGGCGGCGCGGCCGCCGCTCTGGGCAACGCCAACGCCGACGACACCTGGACCGTGCACTTTCGCGACACCATCCGCGGCGGCAAGTTCCTCAACGACCCGCGCATGGCCGAGCTGCACGCCCGCGAGGCCCCCGAGCGCATCCTGGAGCTGGAGTACTGGGGAGCGCTGTTCGACCGCACGCCCGACGGGCGCATCAGCCAGCGCAACTTCGGCGGGCACGAGTACCCGCGCCTGGCCCACGTGGGCGACCGGACCGGCCTGGAGATGATCCGCACGCTGCAACAGCGGATCGTCGCCCTCCAGCAGGCCGACGCCGCCGAAACGGGCGACCCCGACGCGATGCTGCGGGTGTTCGCCGAGACCGCGATCACCGAGCTGGTCACCGACGCCTCCGGAGCGGTGGCCGGGGCGTTCGGCTACCGCCGGGCCGACGGCGGTTTCGTCCTGTTCGAGGCGCCCGCGGTCATCCTGGCCACCGGCGGCATCGGCAAGGCGTTCCGGACCACGTCCAACTCCTGGGAGTACACCGGTGACGGCCACGCGCTGGCGCTGCGCGCCGGGGCGAGCCTGATCAACATGGAGTTCGTGCAGTTCCACCCCACGGGAATGGTCTGGCCGCCGTCGGTCAAGGGCATCCTCGTCACGGAGTCGGTGCGCGGCGACGGCGGGGTGCTCCGCAACTCCGAGGGACGCCGCTTCATGTTCGACTACGTGCCGGACGTCTTCCGCGCCCAGTACGCGCAGACCGAGGAGGAGGCCGACGGCTGGTACACCGACCCGGCGAACCATCGCAGGCCGCCGGAGCTGCTCCCCCGCGACGAGGTGGCCCGGGCGATCAACGCCGAGGTCAAGGCCGGACGCGGGTCACCGCACGGCGGGGTGTTCCTGGACGTGTCCACGCGCATGCCCGCCGAGGAGATCCGGCGGCGGCTGCCGTCCATGCACCACCAGTTCAAGGAGCTGGCGGACGTGGACATCACCGCCGAGCCGATGGAGGTGGGCCCGACCTGCCACTACGTGATGGGCGGTGTGCGGGTGGACGCCGACACCGCCGCCTCGGACGTGCCCGGCCTGTTCGCCGCCGGAGAGGTGGCGGGCGGCATGCACGGGTCCAACCGCCTGGGCGGCAACTCGTTGTCGGACCTGTTGGTGTTCGGCCGCCGCGCCGGCCTGGGCGCCGCCGCCTACGTCGACGGGACGGCGGGCGCGCGGGCTCCGGGCGAGGTCCTGGACGAGGCCGCCTCGCGGGCGGCCGCCGACGCGCTGGCCCTGCTCAAGCAGGGGGACGGCGAGAACCCGTACACGCTGCACGGCGAGTTGCAGGACACGATGAACGACCTGGTCGGCATCATCCGGCGCGAGGGCGAGATGGAGAGCGCGCTGACCCGGCTCGACGAGATGCGGCGGCGGGCGCGGCTGCTGAGCGCGCCCGGCGAGCGGGTGTACAACCCCGGCTGGCACCTGGCCCTGGCGCTGCCCAACATGCTGCTGGTGTCGCAGGCGATCACCCGGTCGGCGCTGGAGCGCACGGAGTCGCGCGGGGGCCACACCCGCGAGGACCATCCGGACATGTCGGCCGAGTGGCGGCGGGTGAACCTGCGGGTCCGGGTCGGCCCGGACGGCGGCGTGGAGCTGTCGCGCCGCCCGGTCGCCGACATCCCGGCCGAGCTGATGTCCGGGTTCGGCAACGACGAGCTGGCGAAGTACCTGACCAAGGAGGAGCTGCCCGAGGAGGTCGCCGCCGAAGTCACCGGGGAGCCGGGCGAGACGGCTCCCGCCGCGGGCGACGAGTCCGGTGACGTGGGCGGTGAGGGTCCGGGCGAGGTCCCGGGCGAGGGGCCCGGGACGGCCGCGGCGTCGACGGGGGCCGTGGACACCGAGACCGAGGCGGGCGAGACCAGTGAGCGGTTCGCCTCGGACGGGGCCGGCGGCACGGACGAGGCACGCGGCGCGGCCGGGCACGGCGGCGGCACCGACGAGAGCGACGGCGGGAACGGCACTGACGGCACTGACGGCACTGACGGCACTGACGGATCGACCGAGGAGGACCGGTCATGA